ctcaatctttcccagcatcagcgtcttttcaaatgagtcagctcttcgcatcaggtggccaaagtactggagtttcagcttcaacatcagtcgttccaatgaacacccaggactgatctcctttaggatggactggttggatctccttgcagtccaagggactctcaagagcttccccaacaccacagttcaaaagcatcaattcttaagcgctcagctttctttatagtccaactctcacatccatacatgactactggaaaaaccatagcttttactagacagaccttttttggcaaagtaatgtctctgctttttaatatgctgtccaggttggtcataactttccttccaaggaataagcatttttaaatgtcatgcctgcaatcaccatctgcagtgattttggagcccccaaaaataaagtcagcccctgtttccccatctatttgccatgaagtgatgggaccaggagccatgatcttagttttctgaatgtcgagctttaagccaaccttttcactctttcactttcaccaagaggctttttagttcctcttcactttctgccataagggtggtgtcatctgcatatctgaggttattgatatttctcctggcaatcttgattccagtccagcccagcgtttctcatgatgtactctatgtataagttaaataagcatggtgacaatatacagccttgatgtactccttttcctatttggaaccagtctgttgttccatgtccagttctaactgttgtttcctgacctgcacacaggtttctcagattTCCTGGGTGGACCCAAAAGTGAGGCCGGGTAGCCCCAGCATAAGGAGCACGACGAAGAACCCAGTGAGTGGTGGGCATTAGTGCTTCCCCGCACCCTCACAACCACTAGAGCAGGTGGCTGAGCTAACTACTTAGGGTGATGGATGACCTGGAGGCAATGGGAAgccagtgaaagtgttagttgctcagtcctgttggactttttgcgatcccatggaccctccaggctcctctgtccatggagttctccaagcaagaatactggaatgggttgccatttcctcctcctagggatagtcccgacccagggatggattctttaccattagcaccatctgggaaggccAAAGCATGTGTTCTCCCCAGTTATAACCAGCCTAGCTGGGAGGCAGAGTGCTCCCCAGTATAAAAGCACCTCAAGACTATTAAGAGGCAACTTTAGAGGTGCCTGCAGGAGGCCTCTGGCTCTAGTGAGAGGCTCAGTGCCCATGTGTGGATTGGCTAACCTGGCTATTCTTTCCCAAGGCATAGACTTGTTAGGCTCAGACTCCCAGACCTGGGAGCTCAGTGTCAGGGAAGCTTCCACCTATTACCACTCCCAGCCCTTCCCCACAACACAGACATGAGAAAAGTTCCCTGTACTGAGTCACAGTTTTTGTCTgggaacccttttttttttttttgtctgggaACCCTTTTTAATGTCACTATCTCAAACACCTTCTGCTGTGGTTATACTctgttcagtttttattttacaaaacctCGTATCACTTGGTCATTTCCTGatactcctccctcccctcctgccctctaGGCTGCAAGctggtgttttgtttgtttttcggTCACACTGAACAGCCctcaagatcttagttccccggcgagggatggaacctgtgacccttgcagtggaagcgtggagttttaaccactgggccaccagggaattcccttgtctGTTTTCGGAGGTATGGATTAACAGACGGTAGTCCTCTTTTTATTGAAAACACATGTCCAAAAAAATCACTCAGAAAGCtcaggaagaattaaaaaaaacgtTTAACAAATATCAAACACACGCAGGATAGAATCACTgtgaggagggggaagggaggggttgACTTGACACTCAAAAGCCTCATCAGAAACAGCAGAGACTGGGGGAGACTGAAGAGCCACACACACTGACACATGTGCACTGGACGAAGGGCAGGGCACAGACTGTCTGGGTCTAGATAATGGTTTCTTCCTTCAGCAGCGTCTCCTTCTGCATGGAGCTCAGTTCTCCTCCCAGACTATCCAGGTTTTCCAGGTACGAGATCTCTTGGGTGTCCTCAGTACTCTGGGAAATGGGCAACAAATGGCATCTAGGGCAGGCTATTTCTTGGATGAGGCAGATGGTACCTGGGTCACAGCAAAAGTTTGAGTCAGGAGAGAGAAAGTGTATCAAGCTCAGTGCCCCGGAGGTTGGAAATTCCCTCCTCTGACCTGATTCCTCTGGTCTGCACCTGCCCTCCAATTTAGagttttacagaaatagaagGCAAAACAGTACATTGACAGACAAAGCATACAAATAGATGTATAAACTCAAGGAACCATGGCCAGTGCTGGAAGTCATCTGAGCAATTGTCTAACCATTAATTGGTAAGAAAACCAGGTTTCAGAGAGGAAGGTCAAACACAAAGTCCAGGCCTCTTCATGCCCAACCCATTCAAAATTCTCAGTAAGTTTTGAATCTTACTGGAAGGAAGGGAGAGTGAATATTAAGGAACAAATGGAGATATCCTGACTGGATAAGAAATGCTGCAGTATGGCTAAGACTGAGATAAAACAACTTCTATTTTCAGCTTTACAGTCAACAAGATACTCCCCCACTAAATAAAActtctaaatatttcttcaaaaacCTATTTATAAATACATCATCAAGTTGGCATCAGAGTAAGACATTTTCAGAAGCCAAACCATAATGATCTTAGGAATCTAGAGGGTTAAGCAAACACACAATTAGCCTTCACCTTGGAGACATCTATTCAACCCAGGTGACCCTGAGTTTCCATTCAGTTGGCTATTtaggacacagaaaataaaaggaaagcccAGGTCCTGTGTGCAATGAGGGGATCTAGTAAGAGTCAACCACATGAAACTGGAACTTCAAAGTTGCCTGCACGGATTCAGAATTCACAAGCACAGGCTAGCTATTACGCGGGTCTGCAGCTAGACTCATAGTACCTAAGTATTTTGACTGGGATCCTAGGGGAGTTGTTGTGCACCCAGGCACCAGGCAGAAGCAAATGCAGATCCTTTTTTAAGGAAACACTTTAAATACAGGCCTCAAAGatcttccaaaaaaaatttttttttcaaggaaaatgaGTTCACagtcaaaacccacagaacatAGGAAGGAACAAGGCACCACAAGCCAGGGCTTGTAGAAACAAGGGCAAGTAATTCAACTTCAAAACTTATAAGATACAGAATATAAAGTGAGTATGTTTAAcatgtataataaaaatatatttagagcaGAGAtttaaaacataaggaaaaaGTATAAAATGAGATTTACAGGAAAATACAATGTTTAGTTATAACATAgattcattgaaataaaaatttaaaggctAGGTTAAATAGATCAGACACAGCTAAAAAGTGAATGGATAAAACTGAAGATATAGCTAGATACATTATTCAGAATGCAGCCCAGAAAGACAAAGAcggaaaatatgaaagagaaactgACAGACATGCAGGATAGAGTATTAAGGTCTAACAGAAGTCTTCCTGAGGTTccacaaaagacaaaaagaaaaaaaaaagatattagggaggagaaaaaaatgttctaGAAATACCACTCCTCAGCTTCAGTTCATGCAccaaattgtatactttaaaataatgcatGGATGAAAGAAGTAATAAGggaacaagaaaatatttgaaattgaacaacaaaaaatattacaCATCAAAATGAGAGCTTCAAATAAAGATGCAATTCTTAGATGAGGATTAAAGCTTTAAATGCCtacttagaaaagaagaaataatccaTGAGCTTAGATCCTGATTTAGGAAGTTGAAAAAGGAATAGaagaataaacacacaaaaaaattaagtagtggggagggaagttcaaaataAGAGGCAAAAAGCAattatgtagaaaacaaacaagaaggTTTGtttcaagaaaactaaaaagttgattctttgaaaagactaaAACAACTGATAAACCCTTGACAAACTTAGTAacgaaaaaacagaaaaatcaggtATGAAAAAGCATACAACTACAGATgcagaacaaaatttaaaaaatattttgtcaataaaatttaaaacttagataaaatgtataaagaaatatataacttggcaaaactgactcaagaagaaacaaaatacctGAATAGTCATGTAAtcattaaagaaactgaatcatTAACTTAAAAATTCTCCCATAGAAAAATACCATGCTCCTTCTACTGGAAAGGTACTACTCAAggtagtaaaaataaatgaagcttaGTTCCTCATATTAATATGGAGGAATCTCGAGATTATAATATCGATCAAACACAGcaaattccaaaagaaaaaatacagtatcataatgctgctgctgctgctgctaagtcacttcagtcgtgtccgactctgtgcgaccccatagacggcagcccaccaggctcccccgtccctgggattctccaggcaagaacactggagtgggttgccatttccttctccaatgcatgaaagtgaaaagtgaaggtgaagtcgctcagtcgtgtccgactcttagcaaccccatggacttcagcctaccaggctcctcggtccgtgggattttccaggcaagagtactggagtggggtgccatcgccttctctgcagtATCATAATACtcatataacattttaaagtatgcAAAACTAAATAATACATTGTTTAAGGATATACAACCATGTAGTAAACATAACTGGCATAAATTTCAGAATAATTGATTCCTCGGGATAGAGAAGAAGGTGAGAGAAGGAAGAGCCACATGGTGGGGGGAAAAACTTCAAAGATACTTAATATTCTaacatatttcattaattttaacaagCCCATTTTTTTCCACATGTTAACATCTTGAAATAAAGATGTGCCTTACAAGCTATTAGCACCTTAGAATTATATTTGgcatcagtcttttctttctcagtgGTACATAAAATAAGGGTGTAAATTCTAAACAATGGATTTGACAAAATATGGCTAGTTCTTAAATATATGGTGGAAATATGGGTGTACAGTTTATAATTACTTATATCTTACAGATATATCCTTTGTTATATGTTCAACGTATAATAAAATTGAGTCTAAATAGGTTATGATCATGGGTCAGGTTAATATTGTGGGAAGAGGATGAGGAGTAGGGACAATTAGACAGGATCAGATGGGATGAAGAACttagatgatgatgataaataaagaaaaagggaTTCAAGTGAGAAATAAGATCACAGATTTCAAGCTAGAGAGATAGGGATAGAAAGCCTTAGGAACCAGGATGGTGTAAGGGAGCACATGAAATGTGCAAGTTTGGTTCTAAAGTCAAGGAAGACGGGAATggggagggtgagggtgggggacaGAGTTGAGGTAGGCCCTAGAGCGGTGCTGTCCAACAGAACCTTCTGCATCTGCACTGCCCAATGTGGAAGCCACTGAGCACGTAACAATGTGGTTTTTGAATATGTGAGGTGTAGCTGGTGTGACCGAGGAACTCAATTTCTAACCTTATTTCATGTTAATTAATTAAAGTTACCTAGGCACatgtgaaggcttccctggtaaagaaaccacctgcaatgcaggagacccaggttcaatccctgggtggggaagatctcctggcaaaggaaatggaaacccgcaccagtatccttgcctggcaaatcccatagacagaggagcctggcgggctatggtccatggggttgcaaagagtcagacacgactgagtgactaaacaacagcaacagccacATTTGACTAGGGTTTTGAGCAGCACAGCTCTAGAGCACCCACAGCTCCTGAATCCAgacagagggtggggagagggcaccAGCCCCAAATCACTCACCAGCCACCATGAACAGAAGGATGCTGAAGCCCAGGACGTAGTAAGGCCACTGTATGGAGAACTGCGGGGGGCTGGGCTTCATCCGCAGACTCTGGATCTCCAGGGCATGCAGCAACAAGGCCAGGAAGGCACAAGCCCCTGCGGGATCACAGGCAGGCTcccctggtctcctcctgcccctgctccAGCCTTCCAGCACCTGCGTGaggctcccttctcctgcccggGCCCCTTTTGCTTTCAGAACCAACAACCTTCACCCCACACACCTGTCTCACCCTCCTTCCTAACTCTTTGCAAAGCCCGTGTGCCTTGCCTCTCAGAAACCCCTTTCCCAGGTACCCTCTGTGCCTGTGCCCTGGGCCGACTCCAGATGGGCCCCGGGTGTGACGCTCCCACTGTGAGCGTTCCACGTCCTCCATCTGATGGGAGCTTCCCAGGGCAGGGCCTTGGTCAGCCTATTAAAGTTAGAAGGTTCTAGAGGGCAGAGATGGTCTCTTCCATTCGTTCATCCAAAAAACATTTGTATTTGGTTTATAGTctatatttcaattatattaTAACTCTGTACCAGGTTTCAGGACAGCTGCTAGGATAGAGATGATGGGAAAGACCCCCAGAGAGATGTTGCCAAGCCAAGGTGATGAGGGCTGTGCCCTCTGGAAGTGCAGTTAGGAGGAGCCCCAAGGAGGGGGTGGCTGTGCCCTGGGCAACTTCACAGAGATGGAAACAGAGGAGAGGGGCCCTAGAAAGTCCCTCTCCTGACCTCAGACAGAGACCATCCCCCCATCTTTGGACCCCTCCCCAAGGCTGGGGCCCACCTGCTGCTCCCCACCTGTGAGGAAACTGATGAAGGCTGACACAAAATTGTGCTTCCGGGTCCTCGGAAAGAGCTGAGACGCAAAGGACACCATGATGAAAGTGGTGAGGAAAGACAAGACAACGGCGGACAGCAGGGAGACTCGGCCGAGGATGACGTAAACtgcaggggagggcaggagggagagcaGGCTGGGCCCCGGCACTCAGCCCAGAGGATGGAGCCCGGCCAGCCTCGGGTCCCCAACCGTGGCCTGGGGCCAAAGTTCCAACCCCCCATGGGTAGACCGCACATCATTAACACCTTCCCAGCTGCCTACTTTCGTCTAACCCCAAGAGACTGAGAGAAAATGTCCTTTCAGGCATGTTCATTCTGTTCTATCTGCCCCCACcagtcctctgtcacccccccaAACCCCAAGCTGGCCCTGCTTCCCTCCCCCCGATCCCCGCCTTCAGCCCTCCATACTGGATAAGGGTCGAGGCTTCCAGCACTTGATATGGAAGCAGTTCTCAAACAGGCCACTGAAGAACACTTCCTGGGACTCCTCGTTCACCAGCCGCACCCAGAAGGGGAAGATGGAGACCAGCAGGATAAGCAGGTAGCCCAGGGAAGTCAAGGCAGGGGCTATGGCCCAGGTGAAGCCCTTCACATCTCTGTCCTCTATCGTCAGCATCACCTGGGGGAGGAACAGTGAGGAAGCCCCACGCGGCACCAGGTGATGGAGATGGTGCCCGTGGACATGTCAGCGGACGTGGGGCTCAGGAAATGTTTGCTTTGCTTTAATTAACCTTCCAGACCTCTTCAGCTGGCCTAGCCAACACAGAAAACCTTTTCTCTCACTAACTCACTGGGTGATCTTGAGCGTGTGTAGTCCCTTCTTTGAGCCTCGATTTCCACCTTGGTAAAATTTCCACCCTCCCAGCTCTAAAGTTCTAACTTTTCAGTTCTGTTTAAcagcccccgccccacctccccaccgccccaccccctccctcaccccaccgCAACTGGCCACAGAGCCTCTCCAGTCAGCTGTTAGCTACTGTCTGCCCTTGGAGATTTCAGAATGAGGACCAGGCAGATATTAAAACCAGGGCCTGGAGTGCCTTTACTCAGGGACTGGTCCTCTTGCCTCAGGACCTGGGGTTTAGATGGACAGGGGTCCACCTGGTCCTCTGctgaaaaatgagcagaaaatatacacacagaaacttttaaaaatagttttagagTTTCATAGACCCTCCTGAAGCCCTAGGCTCCCTCTAGGCCTGGAGGTTGAGCCCCTCAGTTAAGGATCCTCAAAACTTCTCCATCACCGCCAGCTGTCATCAAGAAGTCTTCCTAGAAGGAACACCTGTGATATGGAAGGTAAGCACTGGCTGGAATTGGCTGTAGAAGCCGTGACTGTGTCCCAGTTTTATCACTTGCCGGCTGGGTAACCTCGGGGAACTTACTAAAACTCTCAGGACCTTGGGTTCCCCATTTGGAAAAGGGAGGAGATAACACTTGCCCATTGAGGTTCTTGGGCGGACCAAGTAACATGCTGCAAACAAAGCGTCAAGCACAGTGCTCAGGGCCCAGGCGCTTGGTGAAGGATTCACCTAGTCAGCCTCCTCTgccttcacccagcctggcagccCTGAGGAACGAGGTGGAGAGGGccaaggagggggaggagaggagggtcgTTGGAAGCCTGGGTGCAGCAGCGAGGGTGGGCCCTGTCCAGATGGCCCCCGATGACCATAGCCACATGGCAGTGCAGGAAGGTGGCATCCGGAGGTCAGAGGGACAGGACAAGGGAGATGGGGACACCCCGAGACAACAGCCCTTGTTTCTGCTGCCTCAGCAGACTGTGCCTGGCAGCGCCAAGCTTCCAAGCTGCACATAGCAAGTGAGGGGCTTCCCTTTCCTCTCAGCCCCCGTGTGTGCCCAGGCACTGGGGCCCCTCCAAGGCCCTCATATAGACCCCTCACTGCAGCCGGGCGCAAGGAGCATCTCTGAGGCTTTGAGATCGTCTGATCACAACAGAAGAACTAGCCGGAGGGCAGAGGAAATCCACTGCTTATAGAAGAGTTAACAACTGTTCCTCTTTGACTGCTGTCAGAGCGATTGGGAAATTTCTAAAGCACTCTCTCTTTCTGTCATTCCCGTTTTTCTTCTTCCCACCTGAAAAAATTTATCCTGCCCTCTCTGCAAAGCTACCCTTTGAGATCTCTCCACCCTCCGGGCAGTACTGATGAGTCACCCGAACTTCAAGGCCTTGGTTTCCTTCACTCTAAGAAGATGAAGTCACTGGACCAGAGAGAGTTGAGTCCTGGCTCTAAAGCTCTCCAGGTAGGAGTCATGGCCGCATCTTGACCCCGTCCTCTTCAGGGAATGGCGTACCCTGGACATTTTCAACTGATGCTCTGAGTCCCTTCctgtccccaacccccacccctctGAACTTCAACTTGTCTAAACTGACCTCAGTGTCCCCGCATTTCAATCACCTGCTCCATCACCCACACTCTAGTCTGGAGTTCGTGctgccttctctgtttctcccACACTTGAACCTCATCAACCGTCCTCACCTTCTCAAGTTTTCTTTCATAAAGTCTTTAAAGCACCCACCCTCCTGACCCCACACCCCCCATGACTCTCTCCATTCCTGGAACACCACAGTCACCCCAAGCATCTCCAGTCTGGGTTTCTTCCCTGAGGGCAGGTCTCTTCCCCTTTAAGCCTTTTAAATCCCACATCTTCTGCAAACCTCAGCTTGGCCCTTTCTACTCCCTGGACTCTCCCAGCCACcagtctttatccattcactccaCAAAAACGAACTGTGTACTTACTGGGCGCCCCATGCCCAGCTTAGGCCAACGGGGAGAATCAGGGATGAAAAAAGACAGGAACTCTCAGGCTCTGGGTAACTACTGGGGAGAAGAGACACATAAACTCATCAGGCAGTACAGTGCTTTCCCCTCCTCACCTGAGGTGACTCCGAGCTGTCCCCTGGCCCGCCCCAGCTGCTCTCCAGAGAGGAGGACCCTGCAGGCCTTTCTCCAGGGATAAGCCAGCCTCTGCATGGAGCTGCCCTCAGTGCTGGCTCTGGACAACTGGGCACCAGGGACATAAGCCAGACTCAAAGAACCACAGACATGTTACCATAAAGGGGGATTTGCAGATCCTTTTGTACTGATGAAGAAATATCTGGAAAGGAGAACAGACTGGTCCAGGATGCCACAGTCAGTCAGAGTGGACACAGGGACCACAACCCTGAACGGCCACCCCATCTCCTCACCTCTTCACCAGTCACCACTGGCCGGCAGTTGGGTTTGGGATTCCCAAAAGtagaggagagggagacagaatgGGGTGAGGGGAAGAGGGTTGCCAACTTTTTACTTTGCCAAGAACATTCAAAACAAAACGAACTTACTATCATCTACTCTCACTGACGTTTCAATTATTTTGACAAGGGCCAATGACTGGAAGAGCTGCGTGCCCGCTGGGCCTGGTTCCCGCTGGCAGAGTCTCTCCCTGCGCTCCAGCGCCCAGCCCTGGAGCAGCCCTGTCAGCAGCCCAGGTGCAGTGCAGCCCAGATAAGTGTATCCCGGGCTGGAACCGGGAAGGGAACTGTCTGGGCCCCCGGGAGCCTCACTCCCTACGTGTCCCACCAGCCAGTAATCTGAGGTCACTTGGGCTGAAAGTGCCTTAGGCTGGGTGAGGGGTTCCTTCCACTGACGACCCTCCTTGGTCCTTAGTGGTCCCAAAGCCCCAGTGACATTATCCAGACCCATAGATGAGTCCTGACCTGGCCATTGGGCCCCAGATCCAGCCCGACGGCTCCCAACAGAAGGGGTTTTTTTGGCCTGGGGGGCCTCCTTCACGCCCTCCCCCTCCCAACCCGAGGTTCCACCTCCGCTCGCCCCTCCCCACCGGTCTCCAGTCCCTACACCTGCCCCGGCCGCTGGCACAGCCCTTTGGCCGGTGGTCAAGACCCTCCTTTGCTCTCCACCCGCCTCAGGCCAGCGAGGGGATGCTCAGTCTCCCCACGGAGCCCACCGAGCCGGAGCCCTCGGGGCCCTACGACTGGGGAAACCTGGCCTCCCAGACGGTTGCGGTCCAGGCCTTGCTCACCGGTACGcagaatggggtgggggtgggtgcacCCTGAAGTCCACCGGATTCGAATGCCAGCTCTGCCATCACCAGCAGGGTGCCCTTGGGAAAgttatttcttcttcctgggcgtcagtttcctcatctgtgaaaaagGCATGATCATAGTGACTTCTCCAGCGGGCTGGCTGGGAGGGCCTGGGAGACGCGCTGCCGGACCTCACGCTCACCCCCATCCCCCGCATTCCCAGTCTTTCCCTCGCCCTTGCCCCGCGCATGCACTCAGGCACACCCCCCAAACCCGGCCCTGGCCGGCACTCCTCTGCCCTCCGCTAAAAAGGCTGTGTACACCTCTCCCAAGGCGGGCTGGTTTTAAACTTAGGCTCTTCCAAGAGAGGCACTCTAGCTCCTAGCCCTGGTGGTTGAGCTGGGGGGCTGGTTTGTGTGGCAAGAGGGGCCACACTTGGAGCTGGATGAGTCACCAGCTCCCCGTGATTTGAGACTAAGCTCATCAAGGAAAGGCATTTATAATTCTTTAAGATTTTCAAGAACCAGGACCATGTCTGGCACCTCCACACACCTCTCCACTAGCAGGCACATATTCAAAGACAACAGGAAAGGATGAGAGCTGATGAACCATTAATTTATTGAATCACCTAACATGTGAGACATGATTATCTACCATgtgaaagagggcttccctggtggttcatatggtaaagaatctgcctgcaaagcaggagacccaggtttgatccttgagtggggaagatccctcggagaaggaaatggcactctagtattcttgtctggggaaccccatggacagacaagcctggtgggctacagtccatggggtcgcagtcaggcatgactgaagtgactaacataCATCATGTGAGAGGCTCATTGTATAGTCAGTATTCTACCTGTCATAAGGTTCAGACcccaatttgtaaggcctcaagCAAGACAGGTCTTTCTTGGCTTAGTTGGGGCAAGGCAGAGTACAGTTGGGAAGGCCTGGAGCCAGGCCCGGGAGACCTCTCTGCCCTGCTCTCAGAGATGGTGTTTGATCCCTCCATCCCAGAGGCTGTCCTTCT
This genomic interval from Bos mutus isolate GX-2022 chromosome 25, NWIPB_WYAK_1.1, whole genome shotgun sequence contains the following:
- the TMEM225B gene encoding transmembrane protein 225B isoform X1 yields the protein MGRPVMLTIEDRDVKGFTWAIAPALTSLGYLLILLVSIFPFWVRLVNEESQEVFFSGLFENCFHIKCWKPRPLSIYVILGRVSLLSAVVLSFLTTFIMVSFASQLFPRTRKHNFVSAFISFLTGEGSLTQVLEGWSRGRRRPGEPACDPAGACAFLALLLHALEIQSLRMKPSPPQFSIQWPYYVLGFSILLFMVAGTICLIQEIACPRCHLLPISQSTEDTQEISYLENLDSLGGELSSMQKETLLKEETII
- the TMEM225B gene encoding transmembrane protein 225B isoform X2 translates to MGRPVMLTIEDRDVKGFTWAIAPALTSLGYLLILLVSIFPFWVRLVNEESQEVFFSGLFENCFHIKCWKPRPLSIYVILGRVSLLSAVVLSFLTTFIMVSFASQLFPRTRKHNFVSAFISFLTGACAFLALLLHALEIQSLRMKPSPPQFSIQWPYYVLGFSILLFMVAGTICLIQEIACPRCHLLPISQSTEDTQEISYLENLDSLGGELSSMQKETLLKEETII